In Shouchella patagoniensis, the following are encoded in one genomic region:
- a CDS encoding phenylacetate--CoA ligase family protein, which yields MFTPEVEAASREEIEQIQLKRLQQTVQMVFEQVPFYCDKLNELEIGSKSIQERTDLSELPFTTKENLRDHYPFGLLAIPKEELARVHASSGTSGKPTVVGYTKNDLINWGEMVARAIVAAGGKSTDMIHNAYGYGLFTGGLGIHGGIQALGASAIPISSGNTERQMMLLQDFQPNGICGTPSYMISLGEKLESKGIHPSSIGLSYGIFGAEPWSETMRARLESMFGIKALDIYGLSEVMGPGVSFECHEAQEGLHIAEDHFMVEVIDPKTLQPLTEGEFGELVFTSLTKEALPVIRYRTGDIAALTTEKCKCGRTSARMTRVKGRTDDMLIIRGVNVFPSELERVLLGVNDLVPHYQIHRIKQGAMESARVHVELCERFYNGIGSDLEHEAVQQLKRTISQQLKSACLVSVDIVLEQPGAIPRSEGKAIRVIDSRDKECEGVV from the coding sequence ATGTTTACTCCTGAAGTGGAAGCTGCGAGTAGAGAAGAGATAGAACAAATTCAACTCAAGCGGCTTCAACAGACAGTACAAATGGTATTTGAACAAGTGCCATTTTATTGCGACAAATTAAACGAACTGGAGATTGGTTCAAAGAGTATTCAGGAGAGAACAGACTTAAGCGAGCTACCCTTTACAACAAAAGAGAATTTGCGAGATCATTATCCATTTGGGTTGCTAGCTATTCCTAAGGAGGAATTAGCGAGAGTTCATGCATCTTCTGGAACGAGTGGAAAACCAACTGTTGTTGGTTACACGAAAAATGATTTGATTAACTGGGGAGAGATGGTTGCAAGAGCGATTGTTGCGGCAGGGGGAAAGAGCACAGATATGATCCATAATGCTTATGGGTACGGCCTATTTACAGGGGGGCTAGGTATCCATGGTGGAATCCAAGCACTTGGAGCAAGTGCTATCCCTATATCAAGTGGAAATACAGAGCGACAAATGATGTTGCTGCAAGACTTTCAACCAAATGGGATATGCGGTACCCCTTCTTACATGATTAGTTTAGGAGAAAAATTGGAATCAAAAGGAATTCATCCAAGTTCGATTGGGTTATCATATGGCATTTTCGGTGCTGAACCATGGTCTGAAACAATGCGAGCAAGACTTGAATCAATGTTTGGTATTAAAGCACTCGATATTTATGGACTTAGCGAGGTAATGGGACCTGGAGTATCATTTGAATGCCATGAAGCACAAGAGGGCTTACATATCGCTGAAGATCATTTTATGGTTGAGGTTATTGATCCAAAGACACTACAACCTCTGACAGAAGGTGAATTTGGAGAACTTGTATTTACGAGTCTAACAAAAGAAGCATTGCCGGTCATTCGTTATCGGACAGGGGATATCGCTGCGCTAACAACTGAAAAATGCAAATGTGGGCGGACGTCAGCACGTATGACCCGAGTAAAGGGCAGAACAGATGATATGTTAATTATTCGAGGCGTAAACGTTTTTCCTTCAGAGCTGGAGCGTGTGTTACTCGGTGTAAACGATTTGGTTCCACATTATCAGATCCATCGAATTAAGCAAGGAGCAATGGAGAGTGCGAGAGTACATGTCGAGTTGTGCGAACGTTTTTACAATGGCATTGGTTCAGACTTAGAACATGAAGCCGTGCAACAGCTAAAACGAACCATCTCTCAACAATTAAAATCGGCATGTCTCGTATCAGTTGATATTGTGTTGGAACAACCTGGGGCAATCCCCCGTTCAGAAGGAAAGGCTATCCGAGTCATTGACAGTAGAGATAAAGAGTGTGAAGGAGTGGTTTGA
- a CDS encoding anti-sigma factor C-terminal domain-containing protein, with protein MEDYDVNIPWYAVETGTEQNGDENQSPYLSAVNGIWGVHAQNIFDFSQLDTNSILERGDGQKRAQAFIDGLRYLTENEKIAKRYLYDIDRETSLSDRLMYVEEHGVHTYGVVVTGPTKELLRLQENEQVHYVRLGDVDLWNWYHPSSNGTIYY; from the coding sequence TTGGAAGATTATGATGTCAATATTCCTTGGTACGCCGTTGAAACCGGTACAGAACAGAACGGCGATGAGAACCAGTCTCCATACCTAAGCGCAGTGAATGGCATTTGGGGAGTCCATGCTCAAAATATTTTTGATTTTTCTCAATTAGATACAAATTCGATTCTTGAGCGTGGGGACGGTCAAAAACGAGCACAAGCCTTTATAGATGGTTTGCGTTACCTTACAGAAAATGAAAAAATAGCAAAGCGATATCTATACGATATTGATCGAGAAACGAGTTTATCAGATCGGCTTATGTATGTGGAAGAACACGGTGTTCACACTTACGGAGTAGTTGTAACTGGACCAACAAAAGAGCTACTTCGCTTACAAGAAAATGAACAAGTTCATTATGTGAGGTTAGGTGACGTTGATCTTTGGAATTGGTATCATCCATCTTCAAATGGAACGATTTATTATTAG
- a CDS encoding ABC transporter permease: MGVWEQFVTYVSQNGFYIWEEFYRHFLMAAYGVLFAAIVSIPIGILIAKYGKMSGWVLTVGSIIQTIPVLGFMAMLMVSMGLGTTTVITTVFFYSLLPIIQNTYVGIKGVDQTVIEAAYASGMTWLQLLTKVEVPLAVSVIMAGIRTALVVGIGIVAIGTFVGAGGLGSIIVRGTNATDGTAIILAGAVPTAFMAIIADLVLGRVERKLNPANKTSSA, translated from the coding sequence ATGGGGGTCTGGGAGCAATTTGTGACGTATGTGTCCCAAAATGGCTTTTACATTTGGGAAGAATTTTACCGCCACTTTTTAATGGCGGCATATGGTGTCTTGTTTGCTGCGATCGTTTCTATCCCAATTGGCATTCTCATTGCAAAGTACGGGAAGATGAGCGGTTGGGTACTAACTGTTGGAAGTATTATCCAAACGATACCTGTACTTGGTTTTATGGCGATGTTAATGGTCTCAATGGGTCTTGGCACAACAACGGTTATTACAACTGTATTTTTCTATTCGTTGTTGCCAATCATTCAAAATACGTATGTGGGGATAAAAGGGGTCGATCAAACCGTAATTGAGGCTGCATACGCTTCTGGAATGACGTGGCTACAACTTCTAACCAAAGTCGAAGTTCCTCTTGCTGTTAGCGTTATTATGGCGGGTATTCGTACGGCATTGGTTGTAGGAATTGGTATTGTTGCAATTGGTACATTTGTTGGCGCTGGTGGACTTGGTTCAATCATCGTTAGAGGAACAAACGCAACGGATGGAACTGCAATTATCTTAGCAGGGGCCGTGCCAACGGCATTTATGGCGATTATCGCAGATCTTGTGTTAGGAAGAGTTGAACGAAAGTTAAACCCAGCCAATAAAACAAGCTCTGCGTGA
- a CDS encoding histidine phosphatase family protein gives MQTILYFIRHADSDFVFGMERERTLSIQGKRDANHLVTLLEKRKRNHFISSPYVRAVQTINPLAIKTNSTITTYETSTNFACSF, from the coding sequence ATGCAAACGATACTTTATTTTATCAGGCATGCAGATTCAGACTTTGTTTTTGGAATGGAACGTGAGCGCACTCTGTCGATACAAGGGAAAAGGGATGCAAATCATCTCGTAACCTTATTGGAAAAAAGGAAAAGGAACCATTTTATTTCAAGTCCTTACGTGCGGGCTGTTCAAACCATTAATCCACTCGCGATAAAAACTAATTCAACGATTACTACATATGAAACCAGCACAAATTTTGCTTGCTCATTCTAA
- the gdhA gene encoding NADP-specific glutamate dehydrogenase, with protein sequence MEGKDAKKYVNEVIEKVRERNPNEPEFYQAVEELAESLIPVFEKYPVYMENAILERMVEPDRLIMFRVAWIDDEGCPQVNRGYRVQFNNAIGPYKGGLRFDPSVNASIVKFLGFEQIFKNSLTGQAIGGGKGGADFDPKNRSDMEIMRFTQSFMNELSKYIGPNVDVPAGDIGVGGREIDYMVGQYKRLRGAFEKGAFTGKGIDVGGSLMRKESTGYGTVYFAQRMLEDLGKQFEGQRVIVSGAGKVSIYAMEKAVEFGAKVVACSDSGGYIYDENGLDVELIKQLKEVEQKRIYEYIDSYPNARYEAEKSIWMLPCDIALPCATQNELDEDGAKKLVENGVYAVAEGANMPCSHDAIAVFQNNKVAFGPGKAANAGGVAVSALEMAQNSSRVSWSFEAIDNMLQEIMSNIYDKSVAAAKEYGSEGNLIAGANIAGFKKVADVMIAQGVI encoded by the coding sequence ATGGAAGGTAAGGATGCAAAGAAGTATGTGAATGAAGTGATTGAAAAAGTCAGAGAACGAAATCCAAACGAACCGGAGTTTTATCAAGCTGTAGAAGAATTGGCAGAGTCCCTTATTCCTGTTTTTGAAAAGTATCCAGTATATATGGAGAATGCTATTCTGGAACGAATGGTTGAACCAGACCGTTTGATCATGTTCCGTGTTGCTTGGATTGATGATGAGGGGTGCCCGCAAGTCAACCGTGGCTATCGCGTTCAATTTAATAATGCAATTGGTCCATATAAAGGTGGGCTCCGGTTTGATCCTTCTGTAAATGCAAGCATTGTTAAATTCCTAGGGTTTGAGCAGATCTTTAAAAACTCTTTAACGGGTCAAGCAATTGGCGGTGGAAAAGGTGGCGCTGATTTTGATCCGAAAAACAGATCAGATATGGAGATCATGCGTTTTACGCAAAGTTTTATGAATGAATTGTCAAAATACATAGGACCAAATGTAGACGTTCCTGCTGGTGATATTGGTGTAGGCGGTCGAGAAATAGATTACATGGTTGGTCAATACAAACGGTTGCGTGGTGCTTTTGAGAAAGGTGCATTTACTGGAAAAGGCATCGATGTTGGTGGTAGTTTGATGCGGAAAGAATCAACAGGTTACGGGACTGTCTATTTTGCCCAACGAATGTTAGAAGATCTGGGCAAACAGTTTGAAGGACAAAGAGTAATTGTATCAGGAGCTGGAAAAGTATCGATTTACGCAATGGAAAAAGCTGTTGAGTTTGGTGCGAAAGTGGTTGCCTGCAGTGACTCTGGTGGTTATATATACGATGAAAATGGTCTTGATGTTGAGTTAATTAAACAATTAAAAGAAGTGGAACAAAAACGGATTTATGAATACATTGATAGCTATCCAAATGCACGCTATGAAGCCGAAAAGAGCATTTGGATGCTTCCTTGTGATATTGCGCTTCCATGCGCAACACAAAATGAACTTGATGAAGATGGAGCAAAGAAACTTGTCGAGAATGGTGTTTATGCCGTGGCTGAAGGAGCAAATATGCCTTGTTCCCATGATGCGATTGCTGTTTTTCAAAATAACAAAGTAGCATTTGGACCTGGCAAAGCAGCTAATGCAGGTGGGGTCGCTGTATCCGCTTTGGAAATGGCACAAAATAGTTCGAGAGTTTCCTGGTCATTTGAAGCAATTGATAACATGTTGCAAGAAATTATGTCTAATATTTATGACAAGAGTGTAGCTGCTGCAAAAGAATACGGTTCTGAAGGCAATTTAATAGCTGGAGCAAATATTGCTGGGTTTAAAAAAGTGGCCGATGTGATGATTGCCCAAGGTGTTATTTAG
- a CDS encoding serine hydrolase domain-containing protein, translated as MRKSFDQVTKHVEATAKKVEQSGSALIIMHNGETVLEKYWGRHSNSENARKVQANTRFHVASVRKSYIGFAVAYAVYKGYISSINDLVIRYLPEWNQPIMEGTTIRHLLTHTHGLREREGNIARDFLPGTSWAYRGVGIGMLAEIVKRTTGQTVSEILATQVFIPLHYYESGWIGKKDETLVEVIRKENDSAWTESLSTEGDQMNMYVSARELARWGELHRTKGFINGNQHISKEIFQMTTSLQSPDLVNGDLPQNGFLWFVKDKEVAKSEIGALVPRGSYQILGYTGVTVLVIPDYQLVTVRAFNSFGSPEGFDYLSDVRDFGDAVVTAYKTNDVHA; from the coding sequence GTGAGAAAATCCTTTGATCAAGTCACAAAACATGTGGAAGCAACAGCTAAGAAAGTAGAGCAATCAGGTTCAGCACTGATTATTATGCACAATGGTGAAACGGTCTTGGAGAAGTATTGGGGGAGACACTCAAACAGTGAAAATGCAAGAAAGGTGCAAGCGAATACACGTTTTCATGTAGCCTCTGTGCGCAAGAGTTATATTGGTTTTGCCGTCGCTTATGCAGTATATAAAGGTTATATTTCTTCTATTAATGATCTAGTTATACGTTATTTGCCAGAGTGGAATCAACCCATAATGGAAGGGACAACCATTCGGCATCTACTTACGCATACACATGGATTAAGAGAACGGGAAGGGAACATCGCCCGGGATTTTCTCCCAGGAACGAGTTGGGCGTACCGAGGAGTAGGGATTGGGATGCTTGCTGAAATCGTAAAAAGAACGACTGGACAAACGGTTTCCGAAATTCTAGCTACACAAGTATTTATACCCCTTCATTATTACGAGTCTGGTTGGATAGGGAAAAAAGATGAAACACTTGTGGAGGTTATTCGGAAAGAAAACGATTCCGCGTGGACAGAAAGTTTGTCTACTGAAGGGGATCAAATGAATATGTATGTATCCGCAAGAGAACTAGCAAGATGGGGAGAACTTCATCGCACTAAAGGTTTTATCAATGGCAACCAGCATATTTCAAAAGAGATTTTTCAAATGACAACTTCTTTGCAAAGTCCGGATCTTGTTAATGGGGATTTACCGCAAAATGGTTTTCTATGGTTCGTGAAAGACAAGGAAGTAGCAAAATCGGAGATAGGTGCTTTAGTTCCGAGGGGTTCTTATCAAATTTTAGGGTATACCGGGGTAACGGTTTTAGTGATACCTGACTATCAACTTGTGACCGTTCGCGCTTTTAATAGCTTTGGATCACCTGAAGGGTTTGATTATTTGTCTGATGTTAGAGACTTTGGTGACGCGGTTGTAACAGCCTATAAAACGAATGATGTGCATGCTTAA
- a CDS encoding sigma factor regulator N-terminal domain-containing protein: protein MDCNEVNKKWNDYLEVICLSLEERDIEEHLKTCPKCSYKLDSAIEDQNESFLAASYKNATEHVVPLSSKAQKKLIFRAKWKNRMSNAITMFCLFIIISIASGIFTGLFFGIGPDGGRGTKTAQVLKTATQMTMPNVFLQGINQQTNFFFTMDLNTEIQKEIGKEYKTIGKFNGTLFFNQLNVERDWHDSTYNVQLYFLHPHYIDNYPSDSDKYRSDMKDVWEALEILPEGTVAELAISFDDLYEIDDMSTRFWKIMMSIFLGTPLKPVQNRTAMRTSLHT from the coding sequence ATGGATTGTAATGAAGTGAATAAGAAGTGGAATGATTATTTAGAGGTAATTTGTTTATCTTTAGAGGAAAGAGATATTGAAGAACATTTAAAAACTTGTCCTAAATGTTCTTATAAACTAGATTCTGCAATCGAAGATCAAAACGAAAGCTTTCTAGCAGCTTCTTATAAGAACGCAACAGAACATGTCGTTCCTCTTTCTTCAAAGGCACAGAAAAAGCTCATTTTCAGAGCTAAATGGAAAAATCGGATGAGCAATGCCATTACAATGTTTTGCCTATTTATCATTATTAGTATTGCTTCTGGTATCTTCACCGGACTTTTCTTTGGAATCGGACCAGATGGAGGTCGCGGTACTAAAACTGCACAGGTTCTCAAAACTGCGACACAAATGACAATGCCAAACGTTTTTCTACAAGGGATTAATCAGCAAACAAACTTCTTTTTTACAATGGACTTAAATACAGAAATTCAGAAAGAAATAGGAAAGGAGTATAAAACAATTGGTAAATTTAATGGCACGTTATTTTTTAATCAATTGAATGTAGAACGGGATTGGCATGATAGTACGTATAATGTACAACTCTATTTTCTTCATCCTCACTATATTGATAATTACCCTAGTGATTCAGACAAATACCGATCAGATATGAAGGACGTATGGGAAGCGTTGGAGATCCTTCCAGAAGGAACAGTTGCTGAATTAGCTATTTCATTTGACGATTTATATGAGATTGATGATATGTCTACACGATTTTGGAAGATTATGATGTCAATATTCCTTGGTACGCCGTTGAAACCGGTACAGAACAGAACGGCGATGAGAACCAGTCTCCATACCTAA
- a CDS encoding sigma factor: MDKKHSLEEIYILYADDLYQYLFSMCKNINLAEDIMQETFYRAYFFLDSYKDEAIKPWLFKVAYHTFID; encoded by the coding sequence ATGGACAAAAAACACTCATTAGAAGAAATCTATATTCTTTATGCCGATGACTTATATCAATACCTTTTTTCCATGTGCAAAAATATAAACCTTGCTGAAGACATTATGCAAGAAACGTTTTACCGAGCCTACTTTTTTTTGGATAGTTATAAGGATGAAGCAATTAAACCTTGGTTGTTTAAAGTAGCGTACCATACATTTATTGATTAA
- a CDS encoding GNAT family N-acetyltransferase — MKEKIIELQTNDISSIVALSETVGWDYDKREVRTVLEVGTVYVIKNGDYVIASAALIPYANTGLASIGMVIVAPAYRGQGLGRMVTQACINKADNKFTLLLVATEDGKKLYEKMDFVEWGEVHKYVRSETEYQRETNLDDHEYKWRPYQKEDFNQLVQLDEQAFGANRRRLIIQRLNQCKKCTVLIDERECITAYGMAIETPANTIIGPLVAPDSEKAKKLINLLLRGNQGNIRIDMPKQDDLISTYLIDQGFKLSAQPPIMVRGNKAGIKRNGQLYALAAQIFG; from the coding sequence ATGAAGGAAAAGATTATTGAATTACAAACAAACGATATTTCGAGTATCGTCGCCTTATCAGAAACCGTAGGATGGGATTATGACAAACGAGAAGTTCGGACGGTATTAGAAGTCGGGACCGTTTATGTGATTAAAAATGGTGATTATGTTATCGCAAGCGCAGCACTAATCCCTTATGCGAATACAGGACTTGCTTCAATCGGCATGGTTATTGTTGCCCCAGCGTATAGAGGGCAAGGACTCGGCAGAATGGTGACTCAAGCATGTATTAATAAGGCTGACAATAAATTCACATTGCTTCTTGTTGCAACAGAGGATGGAAAAAAGCTTTATGAGAAGATGGATTTTGTAGAGTGGGGGGAGGTACATAAGTACGTAAGGTCAGAAACAGAGTATCAACGAGAAACAAATCTAGACGACCATGAATATAAATGGAGACCTTATCAGAAAGAAGATTTTAATCAACTGGTTCAATTAGATGAACAAGCCTTTGGTGCAAACAGGCGGCGCTTGATAATACAACGCTTGAATCAATGTAAAAAATGCACTGTACTTATTGACGAAAGAGAGTGCATAACAGCATATGGAATGGCTATAGAAACTCCAGCGAATACGATTATTGGTCCACTTGTTGCCCCGGATTCAGAAAAAGCGAAGAAACTTATTAATTTATTGCTAAGAGGCAATCAAGGTAATATTCGAATTGATATGCCTAAGCAGGATGACTTAATTAGCACTTATTTAATTGATCAAGGATTTAAACTGAGTGCGCAACCACCAATTATGGTTCGGGGCAATAAAGCAGGGATAAAAAGAAACGGACAATTGTATGCTCTTGCTGCACAGATTTTCGGATAA